From Acinonyx jubatus isolate Ajub_Pintada_27869175 chromosome F2, VMU_Ajub_asm_v1.0, whole genome shotgun sequence, the proteins below share one genomic window:
- the ANKRD46 gene encoding ankyrin repeat domain-containing protein 46 isoform X1: MSYVFVNDSSQTNVPLLQACIDGDFNYSKRLLESGFDPNIRDSRGRTGLHLAAARGNVDICQLLHKFGADLLATDYQGNTALHLCGHVDTIQFLVSNGLKIDICNHQGATPLVLAKRRGVNKDVIRLLESLEEQEVKGFNRGTHSKLETMQTAESESAMESHSLLNPNLQQGEGVLSSFRTTWQEFVEDLGFWRVLLLIFVIALLSLGIAYYVSGVLPFVENQPELVH, encoded by the exons ATGTCCTACGTTTTTGTAAACGATTCGTCTCAAACTAATGTGCCCTTGCTACAAGCCTGTATTGATGGAGACTTTAACTATTCCAAGCGGCTTTTGGAAAGTGGCTTTGACCCAAATATTCGTGACAGCAGGGGCAGAACAGGCCTTCACCTCGCAGCAGCCAGAGGGAACGTAGACATCTGCCAGCTGTTGCATAAATTTGGTGCTGATCTTCTGGCCACAGATTATCAAGGAAACACAGCTCTTCATCTCTGTGGCCATGTGGACACTATTCAATTCTTAGTTTCCAATGGGCTCAAAATTGATATTTG CAATCATCAAGGTGCTACACCCTTAGTTCTGGCAAAGCGCAGAGGAGTGAATAAAGATGTCATCCGATTGCTGGAATCTTTGGAAGAACAAGAGGTAAAAGGATTTAACAGAGGAACTCACTCAAAACTGGAGACCATGCAGACAGCTGAGAGTGAAAG TGCCATGGAAAGCCATTCTCTCCTCAACCCCAACCTGCAGCAAGGGGAAGGAGTCCTGTCCAGCTTCCGAACCACATGGCAGGAGTTTGTCGAGGATCTGGGCTTCTGGAGGGTGTTGCTCTTGATCTTTGTCATTGCTTTGCTGTCTCTTGGCATTGCCTACTATGTGAGCGGGGTGCTCCCTTTTGTGGAGAACCAACCTGAACTGGTGCATTAA